The sequence below is a genomic window from Lodderomyces elongisporus chromosome 2, complete sequence.
GTCAAAGCCGACGAGGTTCTAAAGGATGGAAATGGCGAAGGCGATGACAGCGATTTTGATTTCTGAGTTCCGTCCAACATTTCGGAACTGATGGGTATTATTCATGTTAATAAATATTATTCGTACTAATTcgatttttattttatttttttatttagagtttttgtttgccctttttttttttcatcctATTGCATCTTACTCTATCTTGTTCTATTTTACtctattttaatttatcCTGGCTTTTcgatttttgtttgttttagtttttattttctccttttctccttttctccttttctccttttctccttttgttttctttttcaacaactgGTCTGTTTGACTATTTAAGAAATGACCCTGTTGGAAAAACGTGATCCTGAATCGTAGATGGAATAGATTATGAGACCAAAATGCTGTACCTTTTGGAAATTTACTTCAACCGAATATACTATGCATAGGATGAGGTAAATGGTACAAAAATGAtgctctctttctttttttttatttttttttattttcttatttagttatatatatctatatatatatctgtatatacatatatgtatatgttaGAAAATTCTTGACATACTCTTTTCGGTCCGATCTGGTAAAATTATACTCGCGCTCTCCGTTTTTGGCAACTCCTTCTTCTCGACGAGCAGCACTCTACAATAATAACACTATAACATCCCTCGTCACCACTGACATCGGTATAGTAATGAAGGGACAAAGCTCTGCTCGATATATGGCAGTGCCATCATTAACTGTAACGCAATCATCTGACCTATCCACGcctccatcatcatctacaaaaacaacatcgCCTGCAAGTTCATTGTCTGGTGTTACCCCACCTTCTAGGTCTTCTTTACCAAGCAATGAGTCCCTGAATACAAACACAGCACCACCGTCATATGCATCAATATTTTCAGATATACAACACCTGGCTCCGGTACAGTTTGTCACTTCTTTCATCCCCGAAAGCCATAACGATGCCAATGCCGATGCCGATGCcgatgacgacgacgacgacgacgagaTTGAACACATTGAACATTTCAAATACAAGCAGGATTTGGAGAGAAAACTTACAGTGACATCAGTGATTGGGTTGGGATTTTCTGTTATGGGAGTGCCATTTGGATTATCCTCAACATTATGGATCTCACTAATGGATGGTGCTAATGTCACAATACTATATGGTTGGCTCATTGTATGCGTCATGTCACTCTTTGTCGTGTTAAGTTTGAGCGAGATCATCTCAAAGTATCCTACCGCAGGTGGTGTTTATCACTTTAGTGCATTGTTGAGTAATGATAAATATTCACTTATAAGTTCATGGATCACTGGGTGGTTATTACTTATTGGCAACTGGACATATGCTGTGAGTATCATGTTTTCAGGATCACAATTTATACTTTCAATATTTGGATTGAAAGACTTTGAGTACAAGGAAGACCGGTTCCTAGTGCTAGGAGTTTACTACTTGATTTTGGCTACTGTGGGGTTTATCAATTTTagattttcaaaacatttGGAAAGGATCAACAAAGCATGTATTCTATGGACTATATACACCGTGTTGGCCATTGATGTGTTGCTTATATTTTTTGcgaaaaagacaaattcAATCAAGCATATATTGACCACCTTTGATAATTCTAGATCGGGCTGGCCAGATCCAATAGCATTTATAGTTGGATTGCAAAGCTCTTCATTCACACTAACAGGATATGGAATGTTATTCTCCATTACAGACGAAGTCAAGAACCCCGAGAGGAATATGCCAAAAGGTGTGATAAGTGCAATCTTGATGTCTACAGTCACTGGCATAATCTTTATCATTCCGATATTGACCATTTTACCAGAGTTGGAGTTATTACTAGACAAAAATTCAAACATCATGCCAATTGATCTTGTTTTCAAGTTGTCAACAGAGTCGTACATTGTAAGCTTTCTTATGGCCTGTCTTATGATTGGTACTGTTATATTTCAAAGTATCGGTTCTTTAACCACGGCATCAAGAAGCACTTTTGCGTTGGCTAGAGATGGTGGGTTACCCATGGCCCATTTGTGGACCGAGGTGAATTCAATTGAAGAATATACTATACCACGAAATGCATTGTTTTTGTCGATGTTTGTTTGTGCGATATTATCGCTTCTCTCATTGATTTCAAAGTCTGCATTTAGCGCCTTTATGGGTGCAGCGGTTGTGTCTTTAGCTGTGGCCAATGGGAtcccaatttttttgttgatgttgaacaAGAGACGCAAGATCAAAGGTGCTGCTTTCAAATTGAGGTATTTTGGGTGGTTGGTCAATGGCATTTCAGTGGCATGGATCATTTTGTCAGTATTTATCTTGTGCATGCCTCCCGTGATAAAGAATTTGACATGGCTCAAAATGAACTATGCTAGTGTTgtattggtgttgtttcttGGTTTTGCCACACTTGGGTATATCACGTGGGGAAAGACGAGTTTCCATGGACCACAAATAGACACAGATTATTTTGAACTTAATAATTTAGAAGCAGCAGCACGTAAGAATTTGGACACATTTGTCATTGGCGGCGAAGAGGAAGCGGAAGATGAAAGAATAGGGGGACAatgtgttgatgttgataat
It includes:
- the TPO5 gene encoding polyamine transporter tpo5, whose translation is MKGQSSARYMAVPSLTVTQSSDLSTPPSSSTKTTSPASSLSGVTPPSRSSLPSNESSNTNTAPPSYASIFSDIQHSAPVQFVTSFIPESHNDANADADADDDDDDDEIEHIEHFKYKQDLERKLTVTSVIGLGFSVMGVPFGLSSTLWISLMDGANVTILYGWLIVCVMSLFVVLSLSEIISKYPTAGGVYHFSALLSNDKYSLISSWITGWLLLIGNWTYAVSIMFSGSQFILSIFGLKDFEYKEDRFLVLGVYYLILATVGFINFRFSKHLERINKACILWTIYTVLAIDVLLIFFAKKTNSIKHILTTFDNSRSGWPDPIAFIVGLQSSSFTLTGYGMLFSITDEVKNPERNMPKGVISAILMSTVTGIIFIIPILTILPELELLLDKNSNIMPIDLVFKLSTESYIVSFLMACLMIGTVIFQSIGSLTTASRSTFALARDGGLPMAHLWTEVNSIEEYTIPRNALFLSMFVCAILSLLSLISKSAFSAFMGAAVVSLAVANGIPIFLLMLNKRRKIKGAAFKLRYFGWLVNGISVAWIILSVFILCMPPVIKNLTWLKMNYASVVLVLFLGFATLGYITWGKTSFHGPQIDTDYFELNNLEAAARKNLDTFVIGGEEEAEDERIGGQCVDVDNDTNNDNNNNNNNNNNNNDYNDDDENNNNNNNNDDDDDDDDEVFVKPPQLAHEKQALSPDVSVEDEGSIARSSRRAPASNLQNVVLFNADADANDYDIDGGNLPRT